Within Amycolatopsis sp. cg5, the genomic segment GGCCGCGGTGGCCAGGTCGTCGAACTGGACGTGGTCGAGCTCGTCCGGCGACGCGGTCAGGATGTAGCCGGACGCGCGGCTCTGGATCCGTTCGGCGAGGTCGGCGTCGCAGTCGGCGAGCCGCCTGCGCAGTGAATGCACATAGGTGCGGATGTTCGCGGCCGCCGACCGTGGCGCGGCGTCCGGCCAGAGAACGTCGACCAGTGAATCGGTCGAGACCACGACTCCCGGTTGCAACAGGAGCGCGGCCAGCAGCATTCGAGGTTTGGGGCCGCCGAGCGGGATGGCCTGCCCGCCGACTGCCACTTCCAGTGGTCCCAAAATACGAAAGGAAATCTGTTTCACGCAAACCGCCCCAGCGATCCGTTAGGGCGAGCCCCAGCTTGCCCTATAACTGCGGATGGTAAGACTTTTTCCATCAAGTCCGCTAGATCCATTTGGCCGCCGTGCTGGTTCTCGCCCAGTGAAGACGGTCACCTCTTTGTATGGAACGTGTACGCGACCTGGCCATTCTTCGTCCCCATGACAACTTCAGCTTCTCGGCGGCTTCGCGGAATCGCCGCGGTGACCGTGAGCGTTGTGGCGCTGCTGGTCTCTGGTGTCGTCTCCGCGGACGCCGCCGTCACGGCCGCCACCGGGACGGTCAAGACGGCGGGCGACCCGCTCAACGTCCGCCGCGCGCCGAGCACGAACGCCTCCGCGGTGCGCACCGTCGCCAACGGCGCCACGGTCTCCATTGACTGCCAGACCATCGGAACCTCGGTCGAAGGCCCGCTCGGCAAGACGACGCTCTGGGACTACGTGCCCGCGCTCGGCGGCTACATCTCCGACGGATACGTGTACACCGGATCCGACGAACGCATCGCGCCGGACTGCGGTGTCGGTTCGGGCTCAGCCGAATGCTCGTCCGGGACCTGCGCCGCAGAGGGTGTTTTCAAATCCGCCGGCGCCAAATTCGTCGTCTATGACAACGACGGGGACGGTAAATCCGGCGTTGTCGCGTACTGGCTGAAAGGCGGAGCCGGACCGTTCTACGCGTGGAACTCGGGTGGCACGGGAACGAGCAAGGAAACCGCGATAAACGTGCCCAAGGGCGGCTGGGTCTACTACAAGGTCTGCGTCGCGAACTATTCCGCTACGAATCCCGTGCTCGAAGCCTGCAGTGGCGGCATCACCGACTACGTCTCCTGAAATTTCTTTGAATTTTCACTCTCTTCTTTGAAAGGAAATCGGCCATGCGTCAGGTCAACCGGCGGTCGGTGCTGCTCGGCGGCGCGGCCGCGGTCAGCGCGGCAGGGCTCACCGCGACCTTGCCCTCGTGGGCGAGTGCCCGCACGACCGCGGCGGCTCCGGCCATCCACGACCCGTTCCAGCTGGGCGTGGCGTCGGGTGACCCGCTGCCGGACAGCGTCGTGCTGTGGACGCGGCTCGCGCCCGCCCCGCTCAACCCGGACGGCCTCGGCGGCATGCCGAACGCCTCGTACCCGGTCGACTGGGAGATGGCGAACGACGCCGCGTTCAGCTCGATCGCGCAGAAGGGCACGGTGACGGCCGTCCAGGCGTCCGCGCACAGCGTCCACGTCGAACCCGCCGGCCTGGAGCCGGGCCGCGAGTACTTCTACCGGTTCAAGGCGGCCGGGTACATCTCGCCGGTGGGCCGCACGCGGACCGCGCCCGCCGCCGGCGCCGTGGTCAACCAGCTGAAGTACGCGTTTTCGTCCTGCCAGCACTGGGAGGAGGGCTGGTACCACGCGTACAAGGGCATGGTCGCCGACAATCCCGAGCTGGTGCTGTTCCTCGGCGACTACATCTACGAGAAGAAGTCGGGCCGCAAGCTCGCCGCGCTCAACCCCCGGCACCTGGCCGTCCCTGACGACGCCACCACGCTCGCGCTCTACCGCGCGCGCCACGGTCAGCACAAGACCGACGCCGACCTGCAGGCCGCGCACGCGATGGCGCCGTGGCTGGTCGTGTTCGACGACCACGAGGTGATGAACAACTGGAACGGCACCACCTCGCCGGCGTCGGCGGACCGCAAGGCGGCCGGTTTCCAGGCGTTCTACGAGCACATGCCGATCCGCTCGACCGCCAAGCCGAGCGGCTCGACGATCAAGCTGTACCGCCAGTTCGTCTGGGGCAACCTCGCGCGGTTCCACCTGCTCGACACGCGCCAGTACCGCAACGCGCAGGTGCCTGACCCGGCCGACGGCAACCCGAGCTGCACGACCATGCGCGACCCGGCCAGGTCGATCCTCGGCACCGCGCAGGAGGCGTGGCTGCTCAAGCAGTTCGAGACGCACCCGTCGACCTGGGACATCCTCGGCCAGCAGGTGTTCTTCGCGACGCGTGACGGCGACGGCAGCAAGACGACCTGCGAGAGCCCCGACTCGTGGCAGGGCTACGAGGCCTCGCGCGACCGGATCGCCAAGGGCTGGGTCGACCGCAAGGTGGCGAACCCGATCGTGCTGACCGGCGACGTGCACCGGCACTGGGCCGCCGACCTGCGGCGCGACTACTTCAACCACAGCGACCCGATCATCGGCTCCGAGTTCGTCACCACCTCGGTCACCAGCAACTCCGACGACGCCAAGGACCCGTCGGCGGCGTGGCTGTCGAACAACCCGCACATCAAGTACTGCCGCGGCAAGCGCGGATACGTCCGGATGACCGCCACCCAGCAGCAGCTGCGCGGTGACTTCGTGACCGTGTCCGACACGACCGAGGGCGCGATCGGGAAGGTGACCATCGCGACCGACCGAAGCTACGTCGTCCAGGCTGGCAAAACCGGTCTGCAACAGGTGTAGATGTGCACCGGGTATAAAACGCAATTTGCAGATACGCTGTCTCGGTGAGTGATCGACCAGGACTGCGTGAGCGGAAGAAGCAGCGGACACGGGAGGCCATCTCCGCCGCGGCGATCTCGATGTTCCTCGACACCGGTTTCGACCAGGTGTCGGTGGCACAGGTCGCCGACGCGGCGGAGGTGTCCAAACGCACGCTCTTCGCGTACTTCCCGACCAAAGAGGACCTGGTGCTGCACCGGTTCGCCGACCACGAAACGGAAAGCGGCCAGGTGATCCGGCTGCGCGCGGCCCGGCAGTCCCCGCTGACCGCGCTGCGCGACCACTTCGTCGACGGGCTCGGCCGCCGTGACCCGATCACCGGTCTCAACGACGAACCCCAGGTGCTCGCGCTCTACAAGATGGTGCTCGAGACACCCGCGCTGGCCGCGCGGATGCTCCAGTTCAACGCCCGCTCGTTCGAAGCGGTCGCCTCGGCGCTCGCCGACACCACCGCCGTCACCCCGCTGGTCGCCAGGCTCGCCGCCGCGCAGATCGTCGGCGTCATCTGGACACTGGCGACCGACAACGCGACCGCGCTCGCGGGCGGAATGACCGCCGACGCCCGTTCGCCCGAAGCGTCCGCCGCGGCCGAAACGGGCTTCGCCATGTTGCGCGGCGGGGTGAAACTCGGGGCCTGAAATCCTTGTGGGGGCTGGTTTTCGCGTGCTTGACTGGGTTGACCGCCGTCCAGTCCTGAACGTTTTCTTCAGACAAGGCGGTCTGCAGTGAAACCCACAAGAAGCCGGTTCGCGCTCGTCACGCTCGCCGTGATGGGCCTGGTGGCCATGGGGATGGAAGTGGCGTCCGCCGCTCCCGGCGCGGTGTACAAGGTCACCGACTACGGCGCCAAAGCGGGCGACTCGACCAACGACGCCCCCGCCGCCGACAAGGCGATCGCGGCGGCGAACAAGGCGGGCGGCGGCATCGTCGAATTCCCGGTCGGCACCTACGTCATGGCGGGCACGGTCCACCTCAAGAGCGACGTGGTCATCAACGTGCCCGCAGGCACCACGATCACCGGCAGCGCGAGCGGCTACGACGCGCCCGAGTCCAACCCGTACGACAAGTACCAGGACTACGGGCACAGCCACTTCCACAACGCGATGTTCTACGGCGACAACCTGAAGAACATCGGCTTCACCGGCGGCGGCACCATCGACGGCGGCGGCCACCTCATCACCGGCAACCCGAAATCCGGCCAGGCGGACAAGATCCTGTCGATCACCCGCTGCGACGGCCTCACGCTGAGCGGCATCACGTTGAAGCGCGGCGGTCACTTCGCCGCGCTCATCAACGGCTGCACCAACGTGGTGTCGGACAAGCTGACGATCGCGACGTCCGGTGACCGGGACGGCTGGAACATCATCAGCACCACCAACGTCAAGATCACCAACGCCAAGATCGCGGCCAACGACGACGCGCTGGTGTTCAAGAGCGACTACGCGCTCGGCAAGAAACTGCCGAACGGCAACGTGACGGTCAACAACGCGGACCTGTCCGCGGTGTGCTGCAACGCTTTGATGTTCGGTTCGGAGACCTGCGGCGACTTCACCGGCTACAACTTCACCGACATCACGCTCAAGGGCGCGCACAAGTCCGGCATCGGCATCGTCTCGATGGACGGCTCCAAGATCTCCGACGTGCACTACAAGAACATCACCATCGCGGGTTCGTACTCGCCGATCACGATGAAGGTCGGCACACGCAAACGGTGCGGCAACAACCCGGGCATCGGCTCGATCAGCAACATCACCTTCGACAACATCACCAGCACGCACACCGGCACCAACTTCAGCCCGACAATCTGGGGCAACAGCGCCTCGAACCGCGTCAGCGACGTCACGTTCACCAACGTCAATCTGACCGTCCCCGGCGGCAACGGCACCATGTCCACCGGCGTCCCGAGCAACACGCCGACCGACTACAACCCGAAGAGCATCGGCACCCGGCCCGCCTTCGGCTGGTACCTGCACTACGCGTCCGACATCAAGTTCATCGACAGCTCGGTCAAGTTCGCCAAGAACGACGGCCGCCCGGCGGTCATCGTGAACAACAGCTCGAACGTGTCGTTCGACCACTTCACGGCCCAGCGCGGCTCGAACAGCCCGTCGGACCTGGACTTCCAGTCCGCCTCCGGCTACTGCGTGAAGGACAGCGCGAACACCACGGGCGGCGCGCTCCGCATCAAGACCGCGGACTCGTCGACCAACTGCTAAGGACTCGTGCGCGTTGCGGGCGGTTCTAACCGCCCGCAACGCTCACGACCCCAAGTGGTGCAACGCAAAGGCCCCGGTCGCGCGAGCGCGACCGGGGCCAGAAGCGGGCTGAAACCCTAGGCGGGCTTCATGTACTGCTCGTTCATGATGAGGAAGGCGCCGAGGCCGTGGAAGTCGTTGGTGTTGCGGGCGCGGCCGTAGTAGTAGGCCGTGTCGCCGACGTTGGTGCCTTCGCAGATGTCGGTGATGTTGGTGAGCCCGTCCGAGCCGACCTTCACCTTCTGCAGCACGCCGGCGTATCCCTTGTCCGACACCGCTTTGTACGACGCGTCCAGGTATCCGCGCTCGACGCCGCGGGAGATCATGAACGTGTACATCGACGACGCCGAGGTTTCGAGCCAGTTCTTCGAGTCGCTGCCGCGGTCGACGATCTGGTACCACCGGCCGGTCGCCGGGTCCTGGTACTTCTTGAAGCCGTCGGCGAGGAACTTGACGACCTCGAGGAGGCCGGCGCGCCGGGGGTGGCCAGCGGGCAGGATCTCGAGCAGGTCGATCGCGGTCATCGCGGTCCAGCCGATGGCGCGGGCCCAGTGGTACTTCGAGTGGTGGCCCGCTCCTGACGCCCACGACTCGGAGCCGTCCTCGTCGTAAGCGTGGTACAGCAAGCCCTTCGCGGGCTCCTTGAGGTGTGTGAAGTAGACGATGACGTTCTTGGCGGACTCTTCGTAGCAGTAGGTCGCGTCGTTGAACGTCTTGCCGTACAGCGCGAGGAACGGCTGTGCCATGTAGACACCGTCGGCCCACAACTGGCCGACCTTGCTGGTGGCGTGCCACATGCCGCCGTCGCTGGTGCGCTTGTAGCCGGGGAACTTCTTGCGCAGCTGGTCGGCCGCCGTCTTGTACTTCTGCTTGCCGGTCTCGGTGTAGAGCAGCGGCAGCATCTGGCAGGAGCGCATCGCGTCCAGGTTGGTGAAGCTGTTGGAGATGCCGTCCTCTTTGATGAACCGGTCGTACCAGGCGACGATGTAGTCGAGGTACTTCTTCTCGCCGGTCCGCTTGTGGAACAGGTACTGACCGTAAAGGTACAGACCACGCGTGTAGCCCCAGCCGCCGAGATTGGCGGGGGTGTAGCGCTTCATCGTGGAGTCGATGACCGCGCGTGACCAGTCGGACGGGGCCGCGTCCGTCCCGATGGGCGAGAGCACCTCGTCCGCCCATGCGGCCGTCCCGGGAAGCGCGAGCGCGCCAAAGGCGCCCATCGCCGTCGTGAGCATCGACCGGCGCGAGAGGCGTGGTTGATCTTCGGACATTCGTTGTCCTCCTGCTGCAAGGAAGGGCCGGGTGACGCGGCGCAGAATTTTCAAGGGTGGCCGGGATGCCGATCCGCCGTCCGTCGGCATCCCGACCAGTCCTTGGGGGCGAGCTGTGTCGCCCTGGTGCGAGTGACTCAGCTCGTGTGCGTCACTTGCATGAGATACGTCTACTCGGGTGAACGGTCGATCGTCAAGAAGAGATCAGATGTCTTGGGTCATATATCAGATATTTAACCCGTACGGCCGCATACTTTGGTACACCTGTGACAAGGTCGGCGCTCAGTGGTCTGACCTAAGTATTGACCCGCGGGCGCGCGTCGGGTACACCACCGGTTGATCAGACCAGTGGAGGTCGTGGATGTCAGGCAGACGTTCCATCCTGCGCAGGGCGGCCGTCGCGGTGACCGCGATGGTGACCGCCTGCGCGCTCGCCGGAGCCGCGCCCGCGGCCGCCGAGCTGCAGAACCCGCGCCAGCAATGGCTTCGTGACGGCCAAGCCGGGCTGTTCCTCCATTGGGGAATGCGCACGTCGCCGGGCTACACGAGTTGCACGGCCTGGGAGAAAGCGGTTACCGACGGTGGCTGGTCGCCCACGTATTGGGTCAACGAAGCCAAGAAGTTGCATGCGCAGTACATCGTTTTGGCTTCGTTCCACAGCAAAATGGGCTACTCGAAGGCATGGCCGTCGAGCATCCCCGGCAGTTGTGCCACTAAGCGGGACTTCCTCGGCGAGCTGATCGCGGCGGCGAAGCCGCAGGGTCTCAAGGTCATCAACTACATGACCGACGACCCGCAGTGGCACGCCGAGGGCGGCCACGAGTGGCTCGACTCCGCGGCGTATTCGAAGTACAAGGGCAAAACCGTCGATCTGACCACTCGGGACGGTTTCGGGCAGTACAGCTACGACAGCTTCCTCGAGGTCATGCAGCGGTATCCGGACCTCGGCGGCTTCTGGATCGACAACGACAACGCGTACTGGGAGACGCACGGACTGTACGAGAAGATCCGTGCGGACCGGCCGAACTACCTGCTCAGCAACAACAACGAAGACACGCCGATCATGGACACGATCAGCAACGAGCAGAAGACCGGCATGACGCCGTCCTACGACTATCCACAAGCGACTTACACGGCTCAGCCGCGCCTCACCGAGGCCTGCTTCAAGCTGCCGACCGGCGGCGCATGGTGGTACAGCGGCACGGACTCCACTGTGGACTACAAGCTCACGCTGGGCCGGTTCGTCACGAACTCGGGCTCCTCGATCAAGTCGCTGATGGCCGAGACCGCGATGGTGAACGGCAAGTTCCCGGCCAAGCAGGAAGCCTTCAACAATTTCGCCAATGGCTACCTCAAGGACATCTGGGAGTCGATCGGCGGCACCGAGGGCGGCGGCTACTCGAGCGGCGGCCTCAAGCCCGGCTTCTGGAACGACGGTGCCCACGGAGTCACCACGATCAGCCGGTCCACTGAGGACGATCAGTACATCCACGTGCTGACCAAGCCGTCGACGAGCACGCTCAAGGTGCGCGACAACGGCTACCGCGTCAAGAAGGTCACCAACCTGCGCACGGGTGAGGCGATCGCCTTCAGTCAGGGCGGCGGCAGTCTCACGCTGACCGGACTGTCCGGTTGGGACCCGTACGACACCGTCTTCAAGGTCGAGACCGCGGGCCGCGCCGGTGTCTACGACCCCGCCACGGTGACCGAGAAGGCCAACGGGAAGGCCGCGGCGGCGATCGGCGACGGCAGCTATCTGTCCTATTGGGACAACGGCAAGACACTGCCGGTCAATGTGGACTTCGACCTCGGCTCCGCGAAGAAGATCCAGTACGTCGGGCTCAACCAGCGCGAGGACTCGGTCAGCTACGCGAAGTCCGACACCGAGCAGTCCGCGCGGATCAAGGACTACAAGGTCTACGTGTCCGGCGACGGCCAGAACTGGGGGAGCGCGGTCAAGACCGGCCAGCTCGCCAGCCACCGCGGCGTCGCCTTCATCGACCTGACGAGCGTGACCAGCCGCTATGTGCGTGTCCAGGTGACGAGCACGTGGTCGGCGTCGAGCGACACCAAGCACTACAAGAAACTGGGGATCGACGAAGCCTGGATCGGCTCGTCCTACGCGACGGCGGCATCATGAAACTCGTACGGAGATTGGCCGTCCTCGCGGCGGCCATGACGACGCTGCTCGGCGTCGTCACCACCACCCAGCAGGCCTCGGCCGAGCTGTTCAACCCGCGTCAGGACTGGCTGCGTGACGCCTCGGGCGGGCTGTTCCTGCACTGGGGCATGCGCACCGCGCCGGGCTTCCGCGACGGCGCGTCGTGGGAGAAGGCGATCACCGACGGTGGCTGGAAGGCGGACTACTGGGTCGACGAGGCGCAGAAGCTCAACGCCAAGTACCTGGTGCTCGCCTCGTTCCACAGCAGGCTCGGCTACGGCCGCGCGTGGCCGTCGAAGATCCCCGGCAGCGCGCACACCGAGCGCGACTTCCTGCGCGAGACGATCGACGCGGCCAAGGCCAAGGGCCTGCACGTCATCCTCTACATGACCGACGACCCCCAGTGGCACGCCGAAGGCGGCTGGGAGCAGCTCGACTCGGCCGCGTACTCGGCGTACAAGGGCAAGAACGTCGACCTCACCACGCGCGACGGCTTCGGCGAGTACAGCTACGACAACATCGTCGAGGTCATGCAGAACTACCCGGATCTGTCCGGGTTCTGGATCGACAACGACAACGCCTACTGGGAGCGCAACAAGCTCTACGAGCGCATCCGCGCCGAGCGGCCGAACTTCCTGCTCAGCAACAACAACGAAGACACGCCGATCATGGACACGATCAGCAACGAGCAGAAGGTCGGCATGACGCCGGCGTACGACTATCCACAAGCGACCTACACCCCGGCGCCGCGGCTGACCGAGGCCTGCTTCAAGCTGCCGGACAAGGGCTCCTGGTGGTACACGGGGTCGGACTACGACGTCAGCGCGCAGCTCAACCTCGGCCGCTACATCACCAACACCGGCTCGTCGATCAAGTCGCTGATGGCCGAGACCGCGATGATCAACGGCCGGTTCCCGGCCAAGCAGGAGGCGTACAACAACTGGTTCGCCCAGACGATCGCGCCGATCAAGGAGTCGATCGACGGCACCGAGGGCGGCGGCTACCTGTACGGCGGGCTGCAGCCGGGCTTCTGGAACGACGGCGCGCACGGCGTGACCACGGTCAAGAAGGACCGGCCGAGCCAGCAGTACGTCCACGTGCTGACCGCGCCGGCGACCGGGAACACGCTCAAGGTCCGCGACAACGGCTATCTGGTCGGCCGGGTGAGCGATCTGCGCACCGGCAAGCCGCTGCGGTTCAGCCAGCGTGACGGCACGCTCACGGTCGACGGGATCACCTGGGACGCCAACGACACGGTGCTCAAGGTCCAGACGCTCGGTGGCCGGCTGTTCGACTGGCCTCGGCAGCTGGTGACCGCGACTGCCAGCACGGAGACCGCGACCGCGCCCGCCGCCAACCTGGTCGACGGGAACTTCCAGAACTTCTGGGACAACGGCGGCAAGCTGCCCGTTTCGCTGGACTTCAAGCTCCCAGCGAAGCTGCCGGTGTCCTCGGTCGCCGTCAACCAGCGCGAATGGTCGGTCAGCTACGCGCGCTCGGCGACCGAACAGTCCGCCCGCATCAAGGACTACACCGTTTCGGTGTCGGACGACGGTGTCTCTTGGACGGCGATCAAGACGGCCCAGCTGCCGAGCGCGCGCGGTGTCCAGTTCGTCGACTTCCCGCGCACCTGGACGAAGTTCGTCCGCGTCGAAGTGGCCAGCACCTGGGCGGCCGCGACCGCGCCGAAGTACTTCCAACAGCTCAAGATCGACGAAGTCCGCTTGAGCTTCTAAGCGGTCGTGAGTGGTATGGCCGGTTAGAACCGGCCATACCACTCACGACCCCCGGGATCGGGCGCGGAAAAGACCCGGAAATACCAGTTGAACGCCGTATTAGGCGGCCTGGAAATGATCAACCGAGTGTCGCCGGACGAGTCGGCGGAGTGACCTAAACCACACCGGGAGGGTGAGGTCGGTGGCTCAGTTCTCCCAGGACTCGGGGCTGAGCAGCAGGCCCATGTAGTACTCGTCGACGGCGATGCCGCCGTGGTCGATGGAGGCCGCCCGCAGGCCCTCCACCTGGAAGCCGGACGCGAGATAGAGGCCGATGGCCGAATGGTTGTACGTCATGACGGTCAGCTCGAGTCTTCGCAGGCCGAGACCTGCCCCGTATTGGGTGGCCTCGGCGAGCAAAGCCTTTCCGATGCCCTTGCCCTGCACGTCCGACGCGACGCCCATGACCACGTATCCGGTGCGCCTGCTGCGGGCGTACGGCAGTACGGCCACGTCGATATAGCCGACGAGTCCACCATCGTATTCGGCCAAAAGGACGAATGAGTAGTCGACACCGTCCGCGATCGCCTGGAGCCTGGCCCGCACCTCGGCGGGGTCGTCGGCCCGCTCGCCCCTGTCCAGCAACATGAACTCGCTCTCGTCGTCGAGAGCGAGTTGCAGCTTGAGCAGCGTGGCGGCGTCCCGCGGCTGGGCGGGACGGATCGTCAGCGAGGGTGGGCCCATCGAAAGTAGGTTAGCCGCACTGAGTGACATCTGTGGCCCTGGATCGTGTCAACAGTTGCGGACGCCGGTGGAACCGGACGTTCCAGGCGTCCGCGCTCATTTCGCCACGATTGTCCGGCAGGCAAATCGGATTTAGTGCCCACATTCGGTTTTTTACACTGAAGTGGCGAATTCAGGCGGCCAAGATAACGTTTTAATTGTGGGCATTTTTTCGCTTCCTAGGACCAGTGATCGGATTTAGGGTCTCCCGTTGTCCGCGCAGTCGTGGACGGTTCATGAAAGGGAGTCCCCGTGCGAAGAACCCTTACGATGTTGCTCGCGGTCGCGGTGGTGGGAGGGTTCGCCGCCGCGGCTCCGTCAGCCGCTGTTGCCCAAGGCCGGTCCGACATCCCCGAGTCGCACCCGGCATGGGCGACGCCCCAGGCCAAGGTCGCCGACGCCGCGCCCAGCGCGAAGCTGACCTTCCGGGTCTACCTCAACCTGCGTGACCAGGCCGCCGCCGAAGCCGCGGCGCGGTCCGTGTCCGAGCCCGGCAGCGCGTCCTACCGCAAGTACCTCAGCGCCGCGCAGGTCCGTGACCAGTTCGCGGCCTCCGACGCCACCGTCGGCTCGGTCAAGACCTGGCTCTCCGGCGCCGGGTTCGCCGTCGGCTCGGTCCCGTCGAACCGGGCCTACGTCGAGGCGACCGGCACCGCCGACCAGGTGCAGCAGGCGTTCGACATCAAGCTCGGCAAGTACGCGGTCAAGGGCCAGACGCTGCGTGCGGCCGACAAGAACCTGTCGGTGCCCGCCGCGCTCGCCAAGGACGTGCTCGGCGTGATCGGCGTCGACCAGGCGACCAACCTGTTCAAGCCGAACCACACCGACGGCCGTGACAAGCCGCAGGACGTCCCGCCCGGCCCCGGTTTCCGCAACGCCGCGCCGTGCAGCGCCTACTACGGCGAGAAGACCGACACCACCGACCCGGCCTACAACGGCAAGCAGCTCCCGTACGCGCCCTGCGGGTACACCCCGGCGCAGCTGCGGTCGGCCTACGGTCTCGACACGGCCGCGAAGCTCGGCGCGGACGGCCGCGGCACCACGATCGCGATCATCGACGCGTTCGCCTCGCCGACCATCTACGCCGACGCCAGCGAGTACGCCCGCCGCAACGACCCGGCGCATCCGCTGAAGCAGTCCCAGTTCTCGCAGAAGGTCTTCCCGGTCAACCCCGACCTCGAAGGACCGGACGGCTGCGACGCGGCCGGGTGGTACGGCGAGGAGACCCTCGACGTCGAGGCGGCGCACGGGCTCGCGCCCGGCGCGGACATCCTCTACGTCGGCGGCTCCGACTGCCAGGACCTCTCACTCGACATCGCGCTGAACTGGGTGGTCGCCGGCCAGAAGGCCGACATCATCTCGAACTCCTACGGCGACACCGGCGAGGACATCCCCGCCGACGAGGTGAAGGCGTTCAACCAGATCTCGCTGCAGGCCGTGCTCCAGGGCATCGGCGTGTACTTCTCGTCCGGCGACAACGGCGACGAGGTCGCCCGCCTCGGCACCCCGTCGCCCGACTTCTCCGCGTCGGCGCCGTGGATCACCGCGGTCGGCGGCACCAGCCTCGCGGTCGGCAAGGACGGCAAGCGGATCTTCGAGACCGGCTGGGAGACCGGCAAGAGCACGCTGACCAACGGCGCGTACACGCCCGCGTTCCCCGGCGCGTACACCAGCGGTTCGGGTGGTGGCACCAGCCGCCTGTTCGAGCAGCCGTTCTACCAGAAGGGCGTCGTCCCCGACGCGCTGTCCACGCAGAACCAGACCGGCGGCAAGAAGGGCCGGGTCGTCCCGGACATCTCGGCCGTCGGTGACCCGAACACCGGTTTCCTGGTCGGCCAGACGCAGACCTTCCCCGAAGGCGCGCACTACGACCAGTACCGCATCGGCGGCACCAGCCTCGCGTCGCCGGTGTTCGCGGGCGTGATGGCGGTGGCGGACAGCCTGACGCACTTCCACCACGGGTTCATCAACCCGATGATCTACAAGGTGACCTCGCGGACCTCCGCGATCAGCGACACCAAGCACGTCGACGGCGCGGTCGCCCGTGTCGACTACGTCAACGGTGTCGACGCCTCCGACGGCCTCGTGCGTTCCGCGCGGCTGCTCGACTATCCCAACCTGACGATCCACACGACCGGCGGCTACGACAACGTGACCGGGCTCGGCACGCCGAACGGCCTGCTGTTCCTGTTCCTCGTCTGACCTGCCCAGGCCCCGGTAAGGTCGGCTCGTGATCGAGCTGACCTTCCGGGGCCGTCGTGTGGCCGCCGACCGCGCGCTGGTCATGGCGATCGTCAACCGCACCCCGGACTCCTTCTACGACAAGGGCGCCACCTTCTCCGACGAGACCGCGCTCGCGGCGGTCGGCCGCGCGGTCGACGAGGGCGCCGACATCATCGACATCGGGGGCGTGAAGGCGGGTCCCGGCGCCGACGTGGACGTCGACGAGGAACTCCGCCGCGTCGTCCCGTTCGTCGCGGAGATCCGCGCCCGGTTCCCCGGCGTGGTGATCAGCGTCGACACCTGGCGCCACGAGGTCGGCCGGAAGGCCTGCGAGGTCGGCGCCGACCTGATCAACGACACCTGGGCGGGCGCCGACCCGAAGCTCGCCGAGATCGCCGCCGAGTTCGGCGCGGGCTACGTCTGCTCGCACACCGGGCAC encodes:
- the folP gene encoding dihydropteroate synthase: MIELTFRGRRVAADRALVMAIVNRTPDSFYDKGATFSDETALAAVGRAVDEGADIIDIGGVKAGPGADVDVDEELRRVVPFVAEIRARFPGVVISVDTWRHEVGRKACEVGADLINDTWAGADPKLAEIAAEFGAGYVCSHTGHAVPRTRPFRVHYPDIVADVIEETTRHAEALVGLGVPREGILIDPTHDFGKNTWHSLALLRHAKELVATGWPVLMALSNKDFVGETLGVELAERVDGTLASTALAAADGCAVFRVHEVRRTRQVLEMVAAIHGDRPPARTVRGLA